One Amycolatopsis sp. NBC_00355 genomic window carries:
- a CDS encoding alginate lyase family protein, with product MRRQLHVLGATVLAACLALVPLSGTATAGQAPHTVVTDGKKLADIQSALKHGHATRAQRDALKVVLGKANTALSAGPWSVVDKPVTPPSGDKHDYLSQAPYWWASEKTPENPQGCPYVNKDGQRNPEADAITDHTYRMVAWDAMYYLSLAWYYTGDAKYAKRAALDIRTWFLDPATKMNPNMTYAQIIPCRNTISGTGIIDSTQSFSQVLDVFALLDTGAPGWTGKDRSGVKAWLAQYLDWMRTSPQAKLELAATNNHGTFLDMQNATIAAYLGKRDTAKKIVLDAEKNRFPVQFAADGSQPLELSRTMSWHYVNFNLTAWGRMAELGKNLGVDVWKYTAPNGATLRKVVDQLIPGALQGAAGWPHQQIGVFDQSIAADIFHAAAEEAHDQDAAAALKKMPLPAGGDTWSVRVSCFPLDPPLK from the coding sequence GTGCGAAGGCAGTTACACGTTCTCGGGGCGACGGTGCTGGCCGCGTGCCTGGCCCTGGTCCCGCTCAGCGGGACGGCGACGGCCGGGCAGGCGCCGCACACCGTCGTCACCGACGGCAAGAAGCTCGCGGACATCCAGTCGGCGTTGAAGCACGGCCACGCCACGCGGGCGCAGCGCGACGCTCTGAAGGTGGTGCTGGGCAAGGCGAACACCGCGTTGAGCGCCGGGCCGTGGTCGGTCGTGGACAAGCCGGTCACCCCGCCGAGTGGCGACAAGCACGACTACCTGAGCCAGGCGCCCTACTGGTGGGCGAGTGAGAAGACCCCGGAGAACCCGCAGGGCTGCCCGTACGTAAACAAGGACGGCCAGCGCAACCCGGAGGCCGACGCGATCACCGACCACACCTACCGGATGGTGGCGTGGGACGCGATGTACTACCTCTCGCTCGCCTGGTATTACACCGGCGACGCGAAGTACGCGAAGCGCGCGGCGCTGGACATCCGGACGTGGTTCCTCGACCCGGCCACCAAGATGAACCCGAACATGACGTACGCGCAGATCATCCCGTGCAGGAACACGATCAGCGGTACCGGGATCATCGACTCGACGCAGTCGTTCAGCCAGGTGCTCGACGTCTTCGCGCTGCTCGACACCGGCGCGCCGGGCTGGACGGGCAAGGACCGCTCCGGCGTCAAGGCGTGGCTCGCGCAGTACCTCGACTGGATGCGGACGAGCCCGCAGGCGAAGCTGGAACTGGCCGCCACGAACAACCACGGCACGTTCCTCGACATGCAGAACGCGACGATCGCCGCCTACCTGGGCAAGCGGGACACGGCGAAGAAGATCGTGCTCGACGCGGAGAAGAACCGGTTCCCGGTCCAGTTCGCCGCCGACGGCAGCCAGCCGCTCGAGCTGTCGCGGACGATGTCGTGGCACTACGTCAACTTCAACCTCACGGCGTGGGGCCGGATGGCGGAGCTGGGCAAGAACCTCGGCGTCGACGTCTGGAAGTACACCGCGCCGAACGGGGCGACCCTGCGCAAGGTCGTCGACCAGCTGATCCCCGGCGCGCTGCAGGGCGCCGCGGGCTGGCCGCACCAGCAGATCGGCGTGTTCGACCAGTCGATCGCGGCGGACATCTTCCACGCCGCGGCCGAGGAGGCGCACGACCAGGACGCCGCGGCGGCGCTGAAGAAGATGCCGCTGCCCGCCGGCGGTGACACGTGGTCCGTGCGCGTGTCGTGCTTCCCGCTCGACCCGCCGCTCAAGTAA
- a CDS encoding glycosyl hydrolase family 18 protein, which translates to MQRVSRRLALFAAAAAALVVGALTVAGPAAPPAAAATSGGVRIAYFDQWSIYQNAYYLKNVDAIAGNLDYLLYDFENIDPTNHTCFEATKATTPDPGGETDPNAGDGGGDQFADYQKSFGSDISVDGTADVWNQPVAGNFHQLQELKARHPNLKVLLSIGGWTYSKYFSDAAATDASRKKLVSSCLDMFIKGNIPASGGYGGPGTAAGIFDGIDIDWEYPGSPTGHVGNHYSAADTANYTALMAEFRTELDALGGKHYALSAALPGGQDKIAKIQTDKIGQYLDFGNAMTYDMHGAWDATGPTNFQDPLYSAPNDPSSTIPPGTEKYTIDSVIKDYLHGNSAYGIAGGFPAAKLTLGIPFYYRGWTGVPAGSNHGLYQSASGPSAGHTLSGNVPGVAMYKELTGIVDNPSDTFWDPVTQSAWFYDGTNFFGGSSAQSVKARTDYIHCTGLGGAMMFSLYDLDPGSTLFHAVVNGLAASTPNCSTPPPTTTPTTPTTPTTPTTPTTPTTPTTPPTTTPTTPPSVPAWTPNTAYATGAKVTYNGVTYTCRQAHTSLVGWEPPNVPALWLAG; encoded by the coding sequence ATGCAGAGGGTTTCCCGAAGACTGGCGCTGTTCGCGGCCGCCGCGGCCGCTTTGGTCGTGGGCGCGCTCACGGTCGCCGGACCGGCCGCGCCACCCGCGGCCGCCGCCACGTCCGGCGGGGTCCGGATCGCCTACTTCGACCAGTGGAGCATCTACCAGAACGCCTACTACCTGAAGAACGTCGACGCGATCGCCGGCAACCTCGACTACCTGCTCTACGACTTCGAGAACATCGACCCCACGAACCACACCTGCTTCGAGGCGACGAAGGCGACCACCCCGGACCCGGGCGGCGAGACCGACCCGAACGCCGGTGACGGCGGCGGCGACCAGTTCGCCGACTACCAGAAGTCCTTCGGCTCCGACATCAGCGTCGACGGCACCGCCGACGTCTGGAACCAGCCGGTCGCCGGCAACTTCCACCAACTGCAGGAACTCAAGGCGCGGCACCCGAACCTCAAGGTGCTGCTGTCCATCGGCGGCTGGACGTACTCGAAGTACTTCTCCGACGCCGCCGCGACCGACGCGTCGCGCAAGAAGCTCGTCAGCTCGTGCCTGGACATGTTCATCAAGGGCAACATCCCGGCCTCCGGCGGGTACGGCGGCCCGGGCACCGCGGCCGGCATCTTCGACGGCATAGACATCGACTGGGAGTACCCGGGTTCCCCGACCGGGCACGTCGGCAACCACTACAGCGCCGCCGACACCGCGAACTACACCGCGTTGATGGCCGAGTTCCGCACCGAGCTGGACGCCTTGGGCGGCAAGCACTACGCGCTCTCGGCCGCGCTGCCGGGCGGGCAGGACAAGATCGCGAAGATCCAGACCGACAAGATCGGCCAGTACCTGGACTTCGGCAACGCGATGACCTACGACATGCACGGCGCGTGGGACGCCACCGGGCCGACGAACTTCCAGGACCCGCTGTACTCCGCGCCGAACGACCCGTCGAGCACGATCCCGCCGGGCACCGAGAAGTACACGATCGACTCGGTGATCAAGGACTACCTGCACGGCAACAGCGCGTACGGCATCGCGGGCGGCTTCCCCGCGGCCAAGCTGACGCTGGGCATCCCGTTCTACTACCGCGGCTGGACCGGCGTCCCGGCCGGCTCGAACCACGGCCTGTACCAGTCGGCTTCGGGCCCGTCGGCGGGACACACGCTGAGCGGCAACGTGCCGGGCGTAGCGATGTACAAGGAACTCACGGGCATCGTCGACAACCCGTCCGACACGTTCTGGGACCCGGTCACGCAGTCGGCCTGGTTCTACGACGGCACGAACTTCTTCGGCGGCTCGTCCGCGCAGTCCGTCAAGGCCCGCACCGACTACATCCACTGCACCGGCCTCGGCGGCGCGATGATGTTCTCGCTCTACGACCTCGACCCGGGCTCGACGCTGTTCCACGCCGTCGTGAACGGCCTGGCCGCGTCGACGCCGAACTGCTCGACACCGCCGCCGACCACCACCCCGACGACCCCGACCACGCCCACCACCCCGACGACCCCCACCACGCCGACCACACCCACGACTCCGCCGACGACCACGCCCACCACGCCGCCGTCGGTACCCGCGTGGACGCCGAACACGGCGTACGCCACGGGCGCGAAGGTGACCTACAACGGCGTCACGTACACATGCCGCCAGGCCCACACCTCACTGGTGGGCTGGGAGCCGCCGAACGTCCCGGCGCTCTGGCTGGCCGGCTGA